In a genomic window of Xenopus laevis strain J_2021 chromosome 5S, Xenopus_laevis_v10.1, whole genome shotgun sequence:
- the mccc1.S gene encoding methylcrotonoyl-CoA carboxylase 1 S homeolog (The RefSeq protein has 2 substitutions compared to this genomic sequence) → MAATLVLLRGRTCPGFSVLLHRRQWTCGPKLIRYASETGRSKIEKVLIANRGEIACRVMRTAKKMGVQSVAVYSEADRNTMHVSMADEAYLIGPAASQQSYLAMDKILQVAKRSGAQAIHPGYGFLSENTEFAELCKKERIIFIGPPSSAIRDMGIKSTSKAIMSEAGVPVIEGYHGDDQSDQHLKEQAGRIGYPVMIKAVRGGGGKGMRIAKSEEDFFEQLESARREAKKSFNDDVMLIEKFVENPRHVEVQVFGDQHGNAVYLFERDCSVQRRHQKIIEEAPGPGISPEVRRKLGEAAVRAAKAVNYVGAGTVEFIMDSKHNFYFMEMNTRLQVEHPVTEMITGTDLVEWQLRVAAGEKIPMTQEEITLHGHAFEARIYAEDPDNNFMPGAGPLLHLSTPPSDVFTRIETGVRQGDEVSVHYDPMIAKLVVWGEDRQAALMKLKYCLHQYNIVGLNTNIDFLLSLSGHPAFEAGDVHTDFIPQHHNELFPAKKSTPREFLCQAALGLILKEKLLTKEFSIESGDPFSPFAFSNGRRINVSFTRSLTLLDGENKVEMKIHYNKDGSYDMQIQDKVLNVSGELVNEGDVTYIKCSVNGVMCKPKLVIVDNTVYLFSPEGSAYLGIPIPKFLSEVSTTGTQGGAVAPMTGTIEKVFVKVGDNVEVGDPVMVMNAMKMEHTIRAPKQGIIKKVYYKEGDQVSRHAILVEFEEEESGSE, encoded by the exons ATGGCGGCCACCTTGGTACTGCTTAGAGGGAGAACCTGTCCTGGCTTCTCTGTACTCCTGCACCGGCG GCAATGGACTTGCGGCCCAAAACTAATCAGATATGCTTCAGAAACAG GAAGAAGTAAAATCGAAAAAGTCCTTATTGCAAACAGAGGGGAGATTGCCTGCAGGGTGATGCGCACTGCTAAGAAGATGGGTGTTCAGTCTGTAGCAGTTTACAGTGAAGCAGACAGGAACACTATGCATGTCTCCATG GCAGACGAAGCATATTTAATTGGTCCAGCTGCTTCACAACAGAGTTACCTAGCAATGGACAAAATACTGCAAGTAGCAAAGAGGTCAGGAGCACAG GCTATTCACCCTGGCTATGGCTTCCTCTCTGAAAATACGGAATTTGCAGAACTGTGTAAGAAAGAGCGTATCATTTTTATTGGTCCACCTTCATCTGCTATTCGGGATATGGGAATTAAGAG CACTTCAAAAGCAATTATGTCCGAAGCTGGTGTTCCAGTTATTGAAGGCTACCATGGTGAcgaccagtctgaccaacacCTTAAGGAGCAGGCTGGGAGAATAGGCTATCCTGTCATGATTAAAGCAGTTCGAGGAGGAGGTGGCAAG GGAATGAGGATCGCAAAATCTGAGGAGGATTTTTTCGAACAGTTGGAATCAGCACGTAGAGAGGCAAAAAAGTCCTTCAATGATGATGTTATGCTGATTGAGAAATTTGTTGAAAATCCAAG GCATGTAGAAGTTCAAGTATTTGGGGACCAGCATGGAAATGCAGTGTATTTATTTGAAAGAGATTGTAGTGTTCAAAGAAGACACCAGAAAATTATTGAAGAAGCCCCAGGG CCAGGAATCAGTCCTGAAGTTAGAAGGAAGCTTGGTGAAGCAGCAGTAAGGGCAGCAAAAGCTGTGAATtatgtaggtgcag GAACTGTGGAGTTCATAATGGACtccaagcataatttttacttcATGGAAATGAATACACGTCTACAAGTTGAGCACCCTGTCACTGAGATGATCACAGGAACCGATTTGGTGGAATGGCAGCTTCGG GTTGCAGCTGGAGAGAAGATTCCTATGACTCAGGAAGAAATCACTCTCCATGGTCATGCATTTGAAGCACGGATATATGCTGAAGATCCTGATAATAACTTTATGCCTGGAGCAGGTCCCTTACTGCATCTTTCTACTCCACCAAGCGATGTTTTTACTCGCATTGAAACTGGAGTCAGACAAG GTGATGAAGTTTCGGTACACTATGATCCCATGATTGCCAAACTGGTTGTGTGGGGCGAGGATCGTCAAGCAGCACTAATGAAGCTAAAGTACTGCCTTCACCAATATAAT ATTGTTGGGCTGAATACCAATATTGATTTTCTCCTAAGTTTATCTGGACATCCAGCCTTTGAAGCAGGAGATGTACACACAGATTTTATTCCCCAGCATCATAATGAACTCTTCCCAGCCAAGAAATCCACACCTAGAGAATTCCTGTGCCAAGCTGCTCTTGGCCTTATTTTGAAGGAGAAACTTCTAACCAAGGAGTTCAGTATAGAGTCTGGGG accCTTTCTCCCCATTTGCTTTCAGCAACGGGAGAAGAATAAACGTTTCTTTCACAAGAAGCCTAACTTTACTTGATGGAGAAAATA AAGTGGAAATGAAAATACATTATAACAAAGATGGATCATATGACATGCAG ATACAAGATAAGGTGCTGAATGTTTCAGGAGAACTTGTCAATGAGGGTGATGTCACCTATATAAAATGTTCAGTCAATGGAGTAATGTGCAAGCCCAAGCTAGTTATTGTGGATAACACAGTATATCTCTTCTCACCG gaAGGCAGTGCGCATCTTGGGATTCCAATACCAAAATTTTTGTCAGAAGTCAGCACTACTGGAACGCAAGGAGGGGCTGTAGCACCCATGACAGGCACTATAGAAAAG gtgTTTGTAAAAGTTGGTGATAATGTTGAAGTTGGAGACCCTGTTATGGTTATGAATGCTATGAAAATGGAG CATACAATACGGGCTCCTAAACAAGGCACTATAAAAAAGGTTTACTACAAGGAAGGTGACCAAGTCAGCAGGCATGCTATACTAGTGGAATTTGAGGAGGAAGAATCTGGATCAGaatga